The DNA window AGTTCTGGTCCTGACGATTATCGGAGCCTTTGTCAGCTTCTTTGTCGGAGGATGTACGTCGGCGACGTTCGAAGGTCTCGCAAACACTTGCGAAGGTCTGAACGAATGGTCCGACGATTTTGATCGACGCTTCGGACAATACAGTTCCAGATATGACACCCGATCTAAGCGAGTTGACACGGAAACCATTCGGAAATCGGGGCAAAGCTACGTCTTGCTCGGCTTTTTGGAAGCTGCACTCGGTCTTGCCGGAGGATTTGTCGCATATCGTTCATTTGGGACAACGCTTGGATTCAGCCTTTTAACTATTCCTATTCGCAAGGTGACGCTGGCCGGGCTTGTGATCCTGTTTGCAGCACTCCTCAGCATTTCAAACACCTTCACATTTATCACAGCGGGAATTCTTAAGGGAGTGGCAGCGGTTCTATGTCTACTGAACAAGCCAGAGCCATCTCCATGATGCTGAGCGAATCGCCGGACTATTCTCGCTTCCTACTTCTAGGGCATCCGTCTTGGATCGCCCTCGTGAGTCACCAACGAGAGATGCTAAATGATGGACGACAAATGGACGATTAGGCGTGGCAAGAAGGAACACGGTCCCATGTCCTCCGGGCAACTTCGAAATCTGGCACGAACCGGCAAGCTGAAACCGACCGACCTCGTTCGTCGTGGCGGGACCGGCGAGTGGAAAGAGGCATCATCCGTGGCGGGGTTGCTGGCTCAAAGCGACTCGGTGCCGTCTCCACGAGCACCTGAATCTACTACCCCTACTGGCCCCACAGCCGCAAACGCCGTCGCACAATCAGCCGCAAACAACAAAATACTCCTCTGGGGAGCGGGCGGATGCGGTGGATCATTTATGTTGTTTTTCCTAATTTGTTGCGGACTTGCTGGCATCAAGAACGCACAGCAGGCTGCAAGACGTGCGGAAGAGCGAGTAAGTACGAACTCTGGTTTACCACACCGGAACGTTAACAACTCGAACGAAAGCACGGCGAATCACTCTCCAAGTATTTCGAGTAAGCCGGTCAACATCGGCACACTTGAAGAGATGGGGGATAGAGCTTTCAAGAATCTGCCTTTCGCCAATGTGGAGCAGGGAACAGGCATTCCTGCTGTCCCCTTGTCGGAGTCTTTTGCAAAGTCTGGAACGTTCACATTTCGAAGAATCATGCCGGACATGCTGAAAGCCCAAAAGTCACCGCAGAAATGGGAGCAGTTGAAGGTTCTCGGATACAAAGAGCGAACGGAGATTCAAGAAGTAACCAAGACATTCAACATCCGACCTAGCGAAGGTGAGCCGAGAAGCATGATCGAATGGAAGACGTGGCCGGGATTACCTCACGCCTATCCAATAATTCGCATGGGTGCCATCTCCGGAGATCGCTGGGAGTGGATAAACCATGATGTTTCGGGAAACGAAATGCTTTCAAGGTATGAGTACAGTAAGTGCGTCGAGTATGCTGGGGTCAAATGCGTGATGATCGAGTCGGAACTATTTATCGGTGGACAGAAAAGTGGTAGGAAGTTCTCATGGTATGCCGAGGAAATTGGGCTTGTGAAAGAGACGGACTTCACGATATTGCCTGACTACACTTTGGAGAGCACATACCACAGAATTGTGAAGGACTAGCCGACAACTGTCTCTTATTGTTGCTGTGGATGAATTGAAGTGACCCAAAGGTCACCCGGCTTTGGAAACCTCACGAAGAACAATTCACCGGTCGCCGTGCAGAGTCTTAGATAGGCGAGGTCGGTTCCAGCTTCCGGCAGCTTGACTTGTTCAATCGAAGTAAATGCACTGCTAGGATTCGATCTGGTTGCTCGGATCAACATCGCTCCTTCGCCATTGATTCGATCCTCGTTGATGGTTCCCCACAACGTCGTTCCGTCACTCGATAAATGGGGGCTTCGCCACCGGAACGCATCGCCTTGCCATGTTGGAACCTCGATCTCCTGAGGTCTACTCCATTTGCTGTTTCGGTCGGCCCTTTTGGTTATAACAGGTTTGCCGTATTCGCTACGGCTTTCAACAACGAGGGTCAAACCGTCTTCGCTAATCCACGGGTTCTCGAATTCGTATTCTTCGAATTCCTTGATCAGTTCGGGCGGCCCGAAAGGATGACAAACCCGCTCTCGTTTCGCAACGTGCAGGCGGAGGTCTCTGTCCCGACCGGGCAGAAGTATCATCTCCAACTCATCACCCGCCAGTGCGAAACTTTCTCCAATCGCCAACCGCTTGTTGTTCGTAAACGGGGAATTGGCGTCAGGGCGTTCCGCAGTACAGATTTCGGATTGGGTAGTTTCCAGGGCGGAGCGTACCCACCAGTAGATTCGTAAACCATCGGAAGACAACCACGGTCCCCGCTCATCTCCCGGCGTATTCAACTCGGAAAGTGACCTAGTCTCGGCGAGCTTGGGATGCAGCCGGATTTCCGAGAATTCGAAGTCGCCCCAGCTACAGATAAACATGGTTCGTTGGTTTGGCAGTCTGTCTGTTGCCCAACAACGCTGTCGAGAGAGCGTGTCGAAGTCACCTTTCCACTCAAGCTTCAACTGCCCGTTCTCGGCAATCCGCACAGAATCCGAATCGATGGTGCAACTGATAATAACCGGCTGATCGGAATGGAAGAACCTCGCCGGCATTCGGCGTGTGTGCATTCCATTCTCAGGCGATGCTGGCTTTCCGCCGTAGTCGAATAGCCAACTCTGTTCCGCACCACCTTTCAGGTGTGCTCCGAAGCCGACCTGATTATTGGCCAGTCCCAGGAGTAATGCACCGTCATACTTTGGGTCCAGCGAGCGAACCTTGAACTCAATCGTGTACTCAGCGGGTGCATCGCAGGGAATTCGAAGAATGGCGTTTCGATCATCCGACGACTCGCAAATAAGTTTCGTTCCATCCCTTCTCCAACGAGGAGAAAGAACGTGTCGAGGCAACTCGATTTGAGAAAGCAAGTCTGTCCCGCCGTCCCGCATCTCTACTGTAGGTGAGGCAGATGCGTGGCTTCGGGATTTTCGAACAAATCGGGTTAAGTCGTCCTTCGAATTGTTGGGAAACGCCGCCAGCCACGGTTCAATGATTTGAGCCTCCCAAAGCGGTCTGCCTTGATCGAAATGACGTTTCGACGGTGCCGGGATGGACTCATCTTTGAGCCAATCGATGATCTCTTCGACCGACAACCCCGTCATTTCAGTAATGTCATCGTAACCATAGAATTTCTGGCCATTCATACCTTGCTGCTTATTCACACCTGAAACTACGGAATCGTGTTCTTCCAACTCATCGCCCGCTTGTTGAGATGATCGGTACTCTTCGACTCTCTTGGAGACGACGAGAAAAGTAATGGGCAAGAGTACAAGCAGTAATACGAGCGAAATAGCCGTCCGAAATGGGAACCTCTTGGGCTGTTCGACGATTTCAACCGGCAGTTTCCGATCTGCTTCAATCGGCAGTTGCTGAGCATCCTCTTGCAAGGTGGATTTTGCCAATTCCTCGTGCAGTTCAGTCGCCGAAGGAAACCTCTGCCGGGGTTCCTTTGACAAGCATCGCTCAATTATTGCTTCCAACCTCCTCGGGCACTCGGGAACAAGGTGCCGAACCGGCGTGGGTTGCTGGAACAGTATCAGTTCATCGAGAACTTCAGCGTCTTGACTCTTGAACGGAACCGTTCCGGTTACAAGTTCGTAAAGCAACACGCCAACGCTGTAAACGTCCGTGCTGAGACTGATGGCTGACTCGTCCTCGTCAACCTGTTCGGGAGCTTGGTAGGCATGAGCGTTTTCATTATTGAAGTCTATCTTCCAACGGGAATCGATGCCGTATTCAAGAAGATGAAAGCGATTCTGGTCGGTCAGGATGATTGACTCAGGGTTGATGCCTCGATGCACGAGACCCTGCTTGTGCCCCCGTTGCAAAATTTGTAACACTGATCGAACAACGGCAACTGTTTCGTCCGTGGAGAAGAGTCGGCGATTCAACGCCTCGTTGAGAAACTGGCCATCCGTTAACTCGGATGCAACAAAGCAGTCCGAATCGACCCTGCCTACCTTGAGGACACTGGACACTCCGCTCACCAACGCCCTCGCCTGTTTGAGTCGTTGCCAGTTCTCGCCCTTGAACTCGGTAATAAGTCGTGAGCCGTGACACATCCGCAGCCAGACGGGGCGGCCTCTCTTTTCGTCGTGAGCATGGTAGAGAGACGGCGACACACATCGTATGACACGGAACCTGCCACCAATCGTGCTTTCCTCGCTGAACCCGTTCGTTCGGGTCTGCTCCGATCTCTCCTGCCTCTCTGATTCGTTGCCCATTTAATTTCACCTCTGGTTCTCGCTCATTGTTTTACCCATTTCGAACTGACCTTTCCATTCAATTCTATCGTAATTTTTCCCTGCCGCTCTACCGCAATCTCGTTTGAACCTCCGCAGTTAACCGAGCAGCAGCAGTTCAGAGGCTCAATGTTTATCAATCCTACGCATGACCTTCACGAAAACCCGCTACATTGTTGTGTTTGTTGAAAACTAATCAAGTCGTGAGCCATTAACTTCGTGCCTCTCGCTTCTGGTTGATAAGAGACGAGTTGGCATCTAATGCACTGTTAGCGGTTAAGTACAGGGGACGGGCGAATGGGACAGGCGTGGTACGCAAAGCGTGGTGACCGGGAGATCGGCCCTGTAGCCCAAGCGACGTTGGAGAAGTGGGCAGAGTTCGGTCGACTGCGGCCAAGTGACTACGTTCGTCGGCAGAATGAGACCGATTGGCGACCAGCGTCGGAAGCCGTCCAGTTCAAGAGGCAATCAAGCATTGCGGAAAGCAGCCAGCCCGATCCAAAGTTTTCACCGAGCGACGTTTCATCATCAGCTACTCCGTTCGGCGAGTGGTACGAAGCACGTTGGCTGTCGAAGCTGCGTTGGTACTTCCAAATAACACTGTGGCTAATCTACGGCTTCGTCTGGATTCCGATCTGGTACGTCGCAACGGCAACTCCATCGGGCGGCATCAAACGACGCTGGGGATCGTTGTCGATTACTGGAAGAGCTGTTGCGTGCCTGCCGCTTTTGGTTTTCTTTTTCATTGCCGTCGCTTCCATACCGAATTTCGGACCTAGCCCATCAGATGAAACTTCGCATATGGGTTCAAGCTCAGCAGATATGGAATTTTCGCTGGAACATGGAAATTCACTTGATGGCGTTAAAGATAAGAGCGAAGTGGATGTAGAGATTGTCGGGCCAGCCGATGATTCAAACTCGAATAGCAAACTTCTAGCGGAGACTTCCGAGTCGGCCACTGAGTTACGCTCACCAATTCTCACACTAAATGGGGTATCCGGCAAAGTCAAATTATGTGACACCGGCGAATATCTCGTCAGTGGTCTTGCTGTTTGGCATATACCGACCAAGTTAAGAGTTCCAATACCAGACAGCGATAATCACTACAAATGGAGGACGACCGCCTCCACTTCTGATAGCATCGTTTGGTCAATCTCCGTTTCTCCATCTGGAAAGTATCTTGCCTGCTCCGTTCTTACCTCTACTAAAGTAGATTTGGGTTATACTGCTAGAACCGATGTTTCCACTAGTGCTCGTATATACCGACTTGACGGCAATGATCCACCCCAACTACTCCGAGAGACCGAACTAAGCATCCCTGAAGCAGTAATTAGCACAGGAGATTTAGTGACGTCAATGCAGCGGGGCGGCTGTGGCTGGCATGAAGCGATTTGGAGCGAGGACGAATCGTCAATTTGCTTTGCCTCAGATAGGGTGGCAAACGTGCTCGCCAACTGGCGAGATGCAGTTTCGCCGTTTGTGATAGCACACCCCAAAGTACTTTCAGGCGAACCAGTGGATTTCGGCTTTGCCTTTTCTGTAAATGGGTTTTGCATTCAAGACGTTGATATATCCTCAGACGGAGACCAAGTATTACTTGCCTTCCAACTAGGCGATGTACTATTGTGGTCTCCAAAGCAGCCCGCTCGTTCAGAACTTCTCACTTTTCCTCGGTGTTTAACGAGCTGGGAGTCTCAAAACGTTGAATTCGCTGAAAACGGTAGGGTCGCCGCTACGGTCCTTAGCCAATCAAGTGGCTGGACGGTCGCAGGAGGTAGACGTAACCATCATACGGCACGTGACTGGATATTCTTGTGGGATACCGATTTGTGGATCCGGAGAGCCGTTGTTGGACCGGAAGAAGGAGACCCGCCAAATAAGGACTCGTCTCCAAGCTACATTGGTATCCTGCCGGATGGTGCGAAGGTTGTAGTGCGTGCCTCTGGCACTTTGACGATGTTTCAAGTATTCGATAGTCATTCTGGAGAATTAATTAAGACGATATCTCCAGCCGGCGATTTCCGAAGTTATTGGGATGGCCGATTGGATTCCAACGGGACGCATATCATTGCACGCCAAACTGACGGGCCGGTGCAAGTTCTAGACATTGTGTCCGGCAAAGTATCTTATGTAATTTTGAATCAAGAGTATCTTAGTGGAGCGAGATATTTCGAAGCTTCCGACAATTCCGAATTCATTGCTATTTCGTATAGAAACGGTGACGTACTTGTATTTAGTACGCTCGCTTCAAGTTAGAGTCAATAAGGCATAATCGAACTAACGCCTGTTTGTTGCTCGTCACACGAACGACACCTGACAAAAGTTTGCTTTGAGTCACCGTGTAACATTTACAGCGAGAGCAATTTATCGAATCGCACATCAGTCCCAGCAGGAGGGCGACTCTCTCCCCGACGGGGCGTTGAGGGCTTGAGTGGTTCGATTTCATCGTTGAGTGTCCGTGTGATTTTGTTCTGACAGCTACTTTAGCTAGAGTCCGCCAGCAAGCCGCTCAAACATCGGTGAAAAACTTGTGAAGATGAGGCTCGCCGTGAGCTATTCGAATTCCCGCACTCGCTGAACGATGAGGGCGGAATCGGACCGATAATCGACTACGATCTGATCCGAAGTGACATCGAATACCAAAGAGAGTTCTAGCTGCGGAAGATGACCCAGGACAAAACTGAACTACATTCGAAGCAAAGAAACCGGAGCACCACCATCAACCGACAGACTGTGGATCAAATCTATAAATGGATCGACTTCGCCCTCGAACAAAACGAGGTCGCATACCTGACGAGCATTGTGCGAGTTCGCTGGAACAAACGATTCACTCGCCGGATTGGCGATGCCGTCATCGGTTACAATCCGCTGCGAGCAAGAATTCGGCTGAGTCCTTTGATCTGGCAGAATGCGTCGGACTCCGAGCGTCGGGAAACCGTCATCCATGAAACATGCCATATTGTCGCTTGGCACCTGCACGGCACCAAGATCAAGCCGCATGGCGTCGAGTGGCGACAGGCTATGGAGCGATGCGGCGTGGAACCAGCTCGCTGCCACAACATTCCCTTGATCGGAATCAATCATTTTCACGTGCGAGAATGTCCGAAGGCGAAGCTGGATCGCTGCATCGTCAGCCGCCGAGACTTTGGCTTGATGAAAAAGACCGACTACACGCTGCATTGCACGCTGTGCGGATTGGCGGTCACCTTGGATCAGATCGAGTGCTTGACCTAGCCAGCGGCGTGCGAGAATTCGGCGGCGTTTTTTCCAAATTGGATTCTGCTGAGGCTTTCAGCCCCCACAGCGAATGGCACAGTCGTTTTTCTTTCCGGAAATCGGCGCGCAATTTGGTTGTTGGCGGTTGGCTATTTTTGATAAAATGCGAACTGCCGTGAGGTTGTTCTTGCTATGCGGCCTTCCCGGCGCGATAATTTTGGAAGCCCTTCCTGGCTCGTCTCACTAGCGAATCCAGGGAGGGCTTTTCTATGTCTGGTATAACCATTCGGCCGGCACAATGCACTTTTAATTTTGGCGATTGTGTTACCGCCTTTCTCACCCAGCCGGGCTTGCCGTTCGCTTCGATTCTTGCCGCGGAACGTATTCGCCGCGTGTTTGCTCTGCACGGCGGGTTGTTCGGACGAATCTACTCCACCGCAATCGTGCTCTGGGCGTTTCTGGGCCAGGTCTTGCGCGACGGCAAAGAAGCCAGCTGCCAGTCCGCCGTATCGCGAATCAGCAGCCACTGTCTGCTCACCCGTGGAGTCGGCGTCGATCCGGACACGCGCGACTATTGCCGCGCCCGGGCCAAACTGCCCGAAGGGGCGCTGCGGCAACTGGCGGGTGAAATTGCCAGCAACAGCGAGCAGGAAATCGACGCCAAATTCTTGTTCAAGAATCGCCACGCGAAACTGATCGACGGCTCGACGTTCACGATGGCCGACACGCGAGCGAACCAGGAAGCGTATCCCCAGCACGCGTCGCAACAGCCGGGCATCGGCTTCCCGATCGCCCGCTTTGTGGTGGTCGTGTCGCTGGCGACCGCGTGCGTGATCGACGCCGCCATCGCCAGGTTTCAAGGGAAAGAAACAGGCGAAACGGCCTTGCTGCGGCAGTTGCTGCACTGCTTCGCCGCGGGCGACGTCGCCGTGGCCGACCGGTTCTATGGCAACTACTGGGTGGTCGCCTTCTTGACGTTGCAAGGCGTCGACGTCTGCTTTCGCAAACATCAAAAACGTCATACGGATTTCCGACGCGGACGACGGATAGGATACAAAGATCATCTCATTACCTGGAGCCGCCCCGATCGGCCCGAATGGATGAGCAAGGAACTCTACGCGCAGATGCCAGAAACAATCCGGTTGCGAGAAATTCAGTATGTCGTTGAGAGAGCCGGCAGAAAGCAGTCGCCCTTTGTGGTGATCACGACGTTGTTCCAGGAGCAGGGCGAGCAGGAATTCACCTATGACGAGATCGCCGATTTCTACGGATTCCGCTGGCAAGCGGAGCTGGATCTGCGATCGATCAAAACGCACATGAACCTGCGTCACCTGCGTTGCAAAACGCCGGCGATGGTGCATCGGCAGTTCTGGACGACGCTGATCGCTTACAACGCGATCCGGCTGACGGCCTGCTGTAGTGCGACGCTGTCTGGCGTACCTCCGCGCCGGATCAGCTTCGCCAGGACGTGTGAGTATGTACTGGCCGGCTGGGATCTGCTGTCCGGCGTCGCCTCGATTCCGGCGCACGCCCTACTGCAGTACAGCGAGGAACGGCTCATGCAAATTGCCCGCTGCCTGGTCGGCAACCGTCCCGGCCGATACGAACCCCGCGTGCTGAAAAAGCGACAAACCAACTATGGCCTCATGGTCCAGCCAAGAGCCGTCCTGAAAGAAAGACTCGCCCATGGCGATAACTCGTTTGAGACGAAGTGATTAGAAAAACGACTGTGCCATTCGCCCCCACAGCCAAATTTGCGAGTTGCTAGTTATAAGAAATGTAACCAGCGGTACCCGCTCCACCGCCGGGGGTGGGGAACTGGCCTTGGAGGAATTAGCTGGAATTGTTGGGTTTCAAAAAGTGCGACCACTGCCGTTGCAGTGATCGCACGGTCCAATTGCCAACCAATCGAAAGGCCGCCGAGCGATAGCCCGGCAGCTCTTCATCACCAACCCGTTACTCTGGCGACCAGCCAAAGTAAAAGCGTGGGCTGGCTTGGAACATCAGGCTGCCCTTGATGCCGTCGCTGCGTCGGCGAGCGGCGATCAGGGGAGCCATGAAGCCAAGCACTTCGAAGTCCTGTTGAAGCTGCGTTGTATCCCAGACTTGTCCGTGCTTGGCTTCAAGGAACTCTCGGCTTCCCGGTTCGGCGTTGATCTCATTGACCATCGCACGGCGGATCGATTCGGTGGGGTCGTTCATGATTTGTCTCCTGAAAGGTGAAGATGACTGTTACGGTGTTCGTTGGCGGTCCAATCAATACTCGTCGGGCAGCAAGAGGCAGGTCGAAGAGCGGTCGGCTTCGGTGATGACCCAGACTTTGGTTCCGTCCTTCAGCAGGTAGCTCGATAGAATTCGCCCGCCATCGGCGACCGCTTGCTCGTTGGTCTGTTGATCCTCTTCATCGAGTTCGCCCGGATCGAGGACGATATGCCGCTGGAGCAACTCGATTGGCGTTTGGCCGTTGGTTTCCAAGGCGTCAAGTGCTCCCGGCGTGGCGACAACTTGACCGAGCGGAAAACGTGGCTTGTTGTTCGTACTGACCATGACTTGTCCTTTGCGTTGAAGGTCGTTGGTGACGCCTCAGTTCGTCGGTCCGATTCGACGAAACGAAGAGAGCCGAGGCGTCCTTGCCCGGCTCTATTCACGAACTCTTCAGGCGTTTAAATCGTCCCAGCAGAAGTCGGTCGGGTTTACGCCTTCGATGGGCAACCCGTCGCCGTGGTAGGTGCAAGGAAATGGCGTCTTGCTCCCTTCCTGTCCGTAGATCATCAGGTGATCCAGATCGAGCACCTGGCCACTTGGACCATAATGGCGGTCGTCTTCCGGGTAGTCGCCGAGATTGGCTTCTTCGACAACAATGTGATGACCGTGCTTCTCGCTGTCCGCCAGTTCGTCGATTGCGTCGGACATGCTGTCGGCTTCGACTATCAGGTAGGTCGAAGAGTAGCCCAGACCAATTTCGATCAGCCACGTCTTCCCAAACCAGTCACCCGGATTGATGACTGGCATGTCCGTGAGTTCGTGGCCGTGAAACGTTGCGTTCGCAGTGATCGTCGCCATGTTCGTGTCTCCTGTTAGAGGTTGATGACACGAGTACACTGCGGTCCAATCGCTACTCCTCAGCGAGTTCTGCTTGAAACGTTTCCTCGTCTTCGGCATCAAGTTGGCCGAAGAATTCAGCGAGATAAGCCGCCTGGCGACGGGCATCGTCGTCGGTGCAGTTGTCGATCAACTCGCCCCGAAAGAGCATCCCATTTTCGCCGAGTGCATAGCCGATGATGAAGCGGCCACGGGGCAGACGAAAGATCAGGGCGAGCGATCCCGACCAGTACCGCTCGACGATCTCGCAGCGACAATCGAGCATCGTCTTGCCGCACCACGTTGATAGCGTGACGCCGTACCGGTTCGACTTCGTGTAACCGGTGATGTTTCGCCCAACGACCGAAGCACCGAGGGCGGCGAATTCACGGCACTTATGTTTGACGATTCCGATTTCGATTTGTCCTTGACGTTCGCAGCGTGTGTTTGTCATGTCCGTTTCCTCCGAGTGAAAAACTGGTTTCACGAGGAGAGCCGGTCCAATGGGCTTGTCGAAATGCCGTGGTAGAATATGCCAACGAATTACCCCCAACAAAATGGAGCAACCCATATGAGTCTTTCGCAACAGTCACCGATTGATCTTTCGAATCCAGTTGTCGCCAACTTCGGCAAGAACAAGCTCGCCATCAAATGGAAGAAGACTGCAAAGGGAACCATCGTGAACGATGAGCATGGCGTTCACGTTGAGTTTGAACCGGACGAACGCCAATTCATCAAGCTTGATCAAAAGCAATTTCAGCTTGTGCAATTCCATTTCCATCACCCCAGCGAGCATCGTGTCGATGGAGTCCAGCAAACCATGGAGTTGCACGTCGTTCATCAGAACACGGAAGATGGAAGTCGGGCTGTCATCGGCGTGTTTATCGAGCCAACTTCCAAATCGAAGTTGGTTCCGTCGTTGATCCCTGAACTCAAGCGGTTCCTTGAAGTGAAGGATGGCGAACCTGACCCCAACATTTCGACAAACCCGTTGGAATGGTTGCCTGAAGACATGAAGAAGTATTACCGCTATGAAGGCTCGCTGACGACGCCTGAATACGACGAGAACGTTAGCTGGGTGGTTCTTCGAGAGCCGTCGAAGCTTTCGAAGAAAGAACTAATGAAGCTCATCCCCTTCCTGCAACACCCGGCCCGTGAAACGTATCCGTTGAATCGCCGTTTCGTGTTAGCCAACTTCAAGCAGTAGCGGTCCGAACAGAATCAAAGCGGAATCACTTCGTATTCGACGGACTCGCCTCTTTCGATCCGCCGAATCGCACCGAGAGCGTCGAGTTCCCGGTCGTGCGTCATCCGGCACAAAGAATTGAGCTTGCTGGTGAAGCTCAGGGCGACCGGATGGTTGAAGAGTTCGTCACCGCTAACGCCGCTACGGTGCAGGGCGAGTAAATGCCGATGAAAAGCTCCGACAATAGCGACGATATTCACGCCGTCCTGCACGGCGTCCGCATCGCTCGCTGCCCGTTGTTGAATTTCGTCCGAACCATTCGCTACCGCCGTTTGTTTTGCTGTCGCCATCGTCATCTCCTTGAAAGTTGAGAGTTGTTGATGACGACCGTTGGCGGTCCAACTAAAACGGCAAATAGTTTCCACTGGAATCAGTCGGTCTTGCATGGAGGTATCTTCCGGTTGTCGAAATCGATGAATGGCCCAAAGTTGCCTGAACCAGATGAATTGGACAGCCACGGTCAAGGGCATGCGAAGCATGGGCGTGGCGGAACCAGTGGCAAGAAACTTCCTTGTCGATGCCTGCTCGCTCCGACGCCTTCTTCACGATTCGCCAGACGGCGGACTCGTCGAGATGTCCCTTCTTCCGACTGCGGAAAACGGGAGCTTCCGACGAGGCGTCTTGTTGAAGTTTTTGTAACGCATCCCAGATTGCCTGCGGCATCAGCACGGTGCGGGTCTTTCCGCCCTTACCGAAGACCGTGATTTGTCCCGCTGACTCCCGTTCCTGTAAATGACGCCACTTGAGTTGGCAGATTTCCGAAACTCGAAAGCCGCCAGCGTACAGTGTCAGCAGGATCGCCCGGTTCCTGGGATTGGGTTCCAAGCTGATGATTCGCAGCACATCCGTCTCGCCGAGGATG is part of the Lignipirellula cremea genome and encodes:
- a CDS encoding tyrosine-type recombinase/integrase; its protein translation is MTEERSEKCSELRKRSAIILRSPESGGEPVGSVAEQADSDEQLIELWLHGRSEHTQRAYRSEAERFMQFVAKPLRLLKLLDIQSFADHLGESLKESSQHRALSAVKSLLAFGHRIGYWTFDIGAAMKLPTFRDELADRILGETDVLRIISLEPNPRNRAILLTLYAGGFRVSEICQLKWRHLQERESAGQITVFGKGGKTRTVLMPQAIWDALQKLQQDASSEAPVFRSRKKGHLDESAVWRIVKKASERAGIDKEVSCHWFRHAHASHALDRGCPIHLVQATLGHSSISTTGRYLHARPTDSSGNYLPF